The Anolis carolinensis isolate JA03-04 chromosome 1, rAnoCar3.1.pri, whole genome shotgun sequence genome window below encodes:
- the mtln gene encoding mitoregulin isoform X1: protein MALISDSMSERSVKVALLLAFASGVLVGWQANRVRRRYLDWRKRRLQDQLAVTQKKLDLSCKQKPQETLETKLTSFKTELMGLHRYIKKIMFFHT, encoded by the exons ATGGCGCTAATTTCTGACTCCATGTCGGAACGTTCCGTGAAGGTGGCGCTGCTGCTGGCCTTCGCTTCGGGCGTCCTGGTGGGCTGGCAGGCGAACAGAGTCCGGCGGCGTTACCTCGACTGGCGGAAGCGGCGGCTGCAGGACCAGCTGGCCGTCACGCAGAAGAAGCTCGACCTCTC ATGTAAGCAGAAACCACAAGAAACACTGGAAACAAAACTGACTTcatttaaaactgaattaatggGACTTCATAGATATATAAAGAAAATCATGTTCTTTCACACATGA
- the mtln gene encoding mitoregulin isoform X2, whose amino-acid sequence MALISDSMSERSVKVALLLAFASGVLVGWQANRVRRRYLDWRKRRLQDQLAVTQKKLDLS is encoded by the coding sequence ATGGCGCTAATTTCTGACTCCATGTCGGAACGTTCCGTGAAGGTGGCGCTGCTGCTGGCCTTCGCTTCGGGCGTCCTGGTGGGCTGGCAGGCGAACAGAGTCCGGCGGCGTTACCTCGACTGGCGGAAGCGGCGGCTGCAGGACCAGCTGGCCGTCACGCAGAAGAAGCTCGACCTCTCGTGA